A portion of the Celeribacter baekdonensis genome contains these proteins:
- a CDS encoding helix-turn-helix domain-containing protein, with protein sequence MAKGKFITEFERDVIRIGYAKGIKAPQIARFLKRGKVVVYNHIKAMEGDGTIGALPMCFMCDEIAEAIRNAQ encoded by the coding sequence ATGGCTAAAGGCAAGTTCATTACAGAATTTGAGCGCGATGTGATCCGCATCGGCTATGCAAAAGGCATCAAGGCCCCGCAGATCGCGCGCTTTCTGAAACGCGGCAAAGTCGTTGTCTACAACCATATCAAGGCAATGGAAGGGGACGGAACGATTGGCGCGCTACCAATGTGCTTTATGTGCGATGAAATAGCGGAGGCTATCCGCAATGCGCAGTGA
- a CDS encoding aspartate aminotransferase family protein gives MTDNHLPTADLQALDAAHHMHPFTQGAELAQKGARIITSAQGVWLTDSEGEVILDAMAGLWCVNIGYGRQELVDAAARQMQQLPFYNTFFQTSTVPAIMLAKRLAELAPGDLNHVFFNGSGSDSNDTNLRMVRHYWAAKGQPERSIVISRWNGYHGSTMGAASLGGMKGMHAQGGLPIPGIVHIDQPDWWSEGGDMSPEDFGLERARQLEAKILELGADKVAAFIAEPIQGAGGVIVPPATYWPEIQRICKQYGILLVADEVITGFGRTGNWFGCQTMGITPDIMTCAKGITSGYIPLGASIVSTEIFNTLNEADEFAHGYTYAGHPVACAVALENLRLLDEDGIVERAGSDIAPYLKEKWEALADHPLVGEAKIVGLMGSIALTPNKATRAKFASPAGTVGYYCRERCFANNLIMRHVGDRMVISPPLVITKAEIDTLVERARRSLDETLAHLNAEGLNVSA, from the coding sequence ATGACCGACAATCACCTCCCCACCGCGGACCTCCAAGCTCTTGACGCGGCGCATCATATGCATCCGTTTACGCAAGGTGCGGAGTTGGCCCAAAAAGGCGCGCGGATCATCACCTCCGCCCAGGGCGTGTGGTTGACCGACAGCGAAGGCGAAGTGATCCTTGATGCCATGGCTGGTCTGTGGTGCGTTAATATCGGGTACGGCCGTCAGGAATTGGTCGACGCTGCGGCGCGCCAGATGCAACAACTGCCCTTCTATAACACCTTTTTTCAAACCTCGACTGTGCCCGCAATCATGTTGGCCAAACGTCTGGCCGAGCTTGCGCCGGGCGATTTGAATCATGTGTTTTTCAACGGCTCCGGTTCGGATTCCAACGACACAAACCTGCGCATGGTGCGCCATTATTGGGCCGCCAAAGGCCAACCTGAACGGTCTATCGTGATTTCGCGTTGGAATGGCTACCACGGCTCGACCATGGGCGCGGCCTCACTGGGCGGGATGAAGGGCATGCACGCTCAGGGCGGCCTGCCGATCCCCGGCATCGTGCATATTGATCAACCCGACTGGTGGTCCGAAGGCGGCGACATGAGCCCCGAAGACTTCGGCCTTGAACGCGCTCGTCAATTGGAGGCGAAAATCCTTGAGCTTGGGGCCGATAAGGTCGCGGCGTTTATCGCTGAACCGATCCAGGGCGCTGGCGGCGTGATCGTGCCTCCCGCCACCTACTGGCCTGAAATTCAACGCATTTGTAAACAATACGGCATCTTGTTGGTCGCCGACGAAGTGATCACTGGCTTTGGCCGCACTGGCAACTGGTTTGGTTGTCAAACCATGGGCATCACCCCCGACATCATGACCTGCGCCAAGGGCATCACCTCGGGCTATATCCCTTTGGGCGCGTCCATCGTTTCCACTGAGATTTTCAACACGCTCAATGAGGCTGACGAATTTGCCCATGGCTATACCTATGCCGGACATCCGGTGGCCTGTGCCGTGGCGCTTGAAAACCTGCGCCTGTTGGATGAGGACGGCATTGTTGAGCGTGCGGGGTCTGACATCGCGCCCTATCTGAAAGAAAAATGGGAAGCGCTTGCCGATCACCCGCTTGTGGGCGAGGCCAAAATTGTCGGTCTCATGGGGTCCATCGCCCTGACCCCGAACAAAGCCACCCGTGCCAAATTTGCCAGCCCCGCCGGCACTGTTGGCTATTATTGCCGCGAACGCTGCTTTGCCAACAATCTGATCATGCGCCATGTTGGCGACCGGATGGTGATCTCGCCGCCTTTGGTCATCACCAAGGCGGAAATCGACACGCTGGTTGAGCGCGCGCGTCGTTCCTTGGATGAAACTTTGGCCCATCTTAACGCGGAGGGGCTGAACGTTTCAGCCTAG
- a CDS encoding NAD(P)/FAD-dependent oxidoreductase has translation MDILTINDTPGQHARSFYAATAKAPGPYPVAEGAIKADVCVVGGGYGGLSAALHLARQGLDVVLLEASRVGSGASGRNGGQVSTGQRLEQGDLEKRVGLDTARVLWDMGSEAVDLVKALIHEDGDECGWTDGVIHANHRARYGAHSQAHVAHLNHTYGYDKIRYLTRDDIRHEVGSPGYHSGSLDMGSGHLHPLRYAFALARLATAAGVRIYETSRVTKLDTAAKPRVHTEAAVIDADHLIMALNGYHNNLLPAVSQRVMPINNFIAVTEPLPHDLANRLIPNRYAVADSRFVINYFRLSEDNRMIFGGGESYGYKFPSDLRAKVRGPMVEVFPQLKSAKFEYAWGGTLGITMSRLPHFDRLGPSALSIAGFSGQGVALATLAGKIAAEAIGGQAARFDVMDHLPTPGFPGGAKLRTPLLVAAMTWYALRDKI, from the coding sequence ATGGACATTCTCACCATCAACGACACCCCCGGCCAACACGCCCGGTCCTTTTACGCCGCCACCGCCAAAGCGCCCGGTCCCTACCCTGTGGCCGAAGGCGCGATCAAGGCCGATGTCTGTGTCGTTGGCGGTGGCTATGGTGGGCTGTCTGCGGCGCTGCATCTGGCCCGTCAGGGATTGGATGTGGTGCTGTTGGAGGCCTCGCGTGTCGGCTCTGGTGCCTCTGGCCGCAATGGCGGTCAGGTCTCCACCGGGCAGCGGTTGGAACAGGGCGACCTGGAAAAACGGGTCGGGTTAGACACGGCCCGTGTGCTTTGGGATATGGGGTCTGAGGCGGTCGATCTGGTCAAGGCGTTGATCCATGAAGATGGCGATGAGTGTGGGTGGACCGATGGTGTGATCCACGCCAATCACCGGGCGCGGTATGGCGCGCATTCCCAGGCCCATGTCGCGCATCTCAACCACACTTATGGCTATGACAAAATCCGCTACCTCACGCGCGATGACATCCGCCACGAAGTCGGCAGCCCCGGCTATCATTCCGGCTCTCTGGACATGGGATCGGGGCACCTTCACCCGCTGCGCTATGCTTTTGCCTTGGCCCGTTTGGCGACGGCGGCAGGCGTGCGGATCTATGAAACCTCGCGCGTCACCAAACTCGACACAGCGGCAAAACCGCGGGTTCACACCGAGGCGGCAGTGATTGACGCTGATCATTTGATCATGGCGCTCAACGGCTATCACAACAATCTGTTGCCCGCCGTCAGCCAACGCGTGATGCCGATCAACAACTTCATCGCGGTGACAGAGCCCCTGCCCCACGATCTGGCCAATCGCTTGATCCCAAATCGCTATGCCGTGGCGGACAGCCGCTTTGTGATCAATTACTTCCGCCTGTCTGAGGACAATCGGATGATCTTTGGCGGTGGTGAAAGCTATGGATACAAATTCCCATCTGACCTGCGCGCCAAGGTGCGCGGGCCGATGGTGGAGGTGTTTCCCCAGCTCAAATCAGCCAAATTTGAGTACGCTTGGGGCGGCACATTGGGCATTACCATGTCGCGCCTGCCGCATTTTGATCGCCTTGGCCCCTCTGCCCTCTCTATCGCCGGGTTTTCTGGTCAAGGCGTGGCACTGGCAACCCTCGCTGGTAAAATCGCGGCTGAGGCCATCGGCGGTCAGGCCGCTCGGTTTGATGTGATGGACCACTTGCCCACTCCGGGGTTTCCGGGCGGGGCAAAACTGCGCACACCGCTCTTGGTGGCGGCAATGACATGGTACGCACTGCGTGACAAAATATAA
- a CDS encoding aldehyde dehydrogenase family protein, translated as MTHLKTDRFFIGGQWGEPKGRETLDVINPATEEVFASVAMGNAADVDAAVAAAKAAFPSFSRTTKAERLELLAAIRGAYQARYDEMAQAISEEMGAPISLSERAQAAVGIGHLDGVVKALEAFEFEHKNSVGDLILHEPIGVCGFITPWNWPINQIALKVIPAIAAGCTMVLKPSELTPMNALLYAEILEQAGVPAGVFNLVNGDGPNVGAAISSHPDVAMVSFTGSTRAGVEISKAAAPTIKRVTLELGGKSPNILLDDCDLDAAVKRGVRHCFQNTGQSCNAPTRMLVPASQYEAAMEIAKEAAEATTVGLPSQPGSHIGPLVSQMQYDRVQSLIQVGIEDGARVVAGGLGRPEGFNRGYFCRPTVFGEVTNDMRIAQEEVFGPVLVMISYEDDADAVRIANDTPYGLAAYIQAGDEARGMAMAREIRAGMVHLNGSDISYGSPFGGYKLSGNGREGGAYGIEDFCEIKAVSV; from the coding sequence ATGACGCACTTGAAAACAGATCGCTTCTTTATCGGCGGCCAATGGGGGGAACCCAAAGGTCGTGAAACTCTTGATGTGATCAACCCCGCCACCGAGGAGGTGTTTGCCTCTGTCGCTATGGGCAACGCGGCCGATGTGGACGCTGCGGTGGCAGCGGCCAAGGCCGCCTTCCCCTCTTTTTCACGCACCACAAAAGCGGAGCGTTTGGAGCTTTTGGCCGCGATCCGTGGCGCCTACCAAGCCCGCTATGACGAGATGGCCCAAGCAATTTCCGAGGAAATGGGGGCGCCGATTTCGCTCTCGGAACGTGCGCAAGCTGCGGTCGGTATTGGTCATTTGGATGGGGTGGTTAAGGCGCTTGAAGCCTTTGAATTTGAGCATAAAAATAGCGTTGGTGATTTGATCCTCCATGAACCGATTGGCGTGTGTGGGTTCATCACGCCGTGGAACTGGCCGATCAACCAAATCGCGCTCAAGGTCATTCCGGCGATTGCCGCAGGTTGCACGATGGTGCTCAAACCCTCCGAACTGACACCGATGAACGCGCTGCTTTACGCGGAGATTTTGGAACAAGCCGGTGTGCCCGCGGGCGTGTTCAATCTCGTGAACGGTGATGGACCAAATGTCGGTGCCGCGATTTCCAGCCACCCGGATGTGGCGATGGTGTCCTTTACCGGTTCGACCCGTGCGGGTGTGGAAATCTCCAAAGCCGCTGCTCCGACGATCAAACGGGTGACTCTTGAGCTTGGTGGTAAATCCCCCAACATTCTGTTGGACGATTGCGATTTGGACGCGGCAGTCAAACGCGGTGTGCGCCATTGTTTCCAAAACACTGGCCAAAGCTGCAACGCCCCGACGCGGATGTTGGTGCCCGCAAGCCAATATGAAGCGGCAATGGAGATCGCCAAAGAGGCGGCTGAGGCCACCACGGTGGGATTGCCGTCCCAGCCCGGCTCCCACATCGGCCCGCTGGTGTCGCAAATGCAATATGACCGGGTACAAAGCCTGATTCAGGTCGGGATTGAGGATGGCGCGCGCGTGGTTGCGGGCGGTCTTGGTCGTCCCGAAGGCTTTAACCGGGGCTATTTCTGTCGTCCGACGGTGTTTGGCGAGGTGACCAATGATATGCGCATCGCCCAAGAAGAGGTGTTTGGCCCGGTCTTGGTGATGATTTCTTATGAAGATGACGCAGACGCCGTGCGCATCGCCAATGACACACCCTATGGTTTGGCCGCTTATATCCAAGCCGGTGATGAGGCCCGCGGGATGGCCATGGCGCGCGAGATTCGTGCGGGCATGGTACATCTTAATGGCTCAGACATCTCCTATGGCTCACCGTTTGGCGGCTATAAATTGTCGGGCAATGGTCGTGAAGGCGGCGCCTATGGGATCGAAGATTTCTGTGAAATCAAGGCCGTATCCGTCTAA
- a CDS encoding GntR family transcriptional regulator — translation MTAIQIKEPAHLRTYRGIRDLILSGDLVPGQPVTIQGLIDQLGSGMTPVREAIRRLTSEGALIFHGNRRVTVPVLTLAQVDELILARCSLEPELARRAAMSISMDEIKALEEIDDAIDASMRQGDTRGYMIHNHRFHMALYAPAQAEVIGPIVDALWLRSAPALRVMCTRFGTQNLPDMHMAAIAALRMRDADAVAEAIRSDVLQGMENVRAILSDGASLV, via the coding sequence ATGACGGCCATCCAAATCAAGGAACCTGCCCACCTGCGGACCTATCGCGGGATTCGTGATCTGATCCTCTCAGGCGATTTGGTGCCCGGCCAGCCTGTCACCATTCAGGGGCTGATTGACCAGCTTGGGTCCGGCATGACACCCGTGCGTGAGGCCATTCGTCGGCTGACCTCGGAGGGCGCTTTGATTTTTCACGGCAACCGCCGGGTGACGGTGCCGGTGCTGACATTGGCCCAGGTGGATGAGCTGATCTTGGCCCGCTGTAGCTTAGAACCAGAATTGGCGCGCCGCGCAGCCATGAGTATTTCTATGGATGAAATCAAAGCGTTGGAAGAGATAGATGATGCGATTGATGCCTCAATGCGCCAGGGCGACACCCGTGGATACATGATCCACAATCACCGCTTTCATATGGCGCTTTACGCGCCGGCGCAGGCCGAGGTGATCGGTCCCATCGTCGATGCGCTGTGGTTGCGTTCGGCCCCCGCGTTGCGGGTGATGTGCACGCGGTTTGGCACGCAAAACCTGCCGGATATGCATATGGCCGCCATTGCCGCGCTGCGGATGCGTGACGCGGATGCGGTGGCCGAAGCGATCCGTTCGGATGTGTTGCAAGGCATGGAAAATGTACGCGCCATCCTGTCGGACGGCGCGTCATTGGTGTAG
- the phoB gene encoding phosphate regulon transcriptional regulator PhoB, producing MAADQPRVLVVEDEPAQREVLAYNLEAEGFVVSKAENGDDALLFVDEDQPDIIVLDWMLPGVSGIEICRRLKTRADTRDIPVIMLSARSEEVDRVRGLETGADDYVVKPYSVIELMARVRTQLRRVRPAAAGQVLEFEDIRLDSETHRVTRGESSLKLGPTEFRLLSTFMEKPGRVWSREQLLDRVWGRDIYVDTRTVDVHIGRLRKALCQYGGIDPVRTVRGAGYALG from the coding sequence ATGGCCGCAGATCAACCCCGCGTTCTGGTGGTCGAAGACGAACCCGCACAACGCGAAGTCTTGGCCTATAACCTCGAAGCCGAAGGTTTTGTCGTCTCGAAAGCCGAGAATGGCGATGATGCTCTGTTGTTTGTCGACGAAGATCAGCCAGATATCATCGTGCTTGATTGGATGCTTCCGGGCGTGTCCGGCATCGAGATTTGCCGTCGTTTGAAAACCCGCGCGGACACACGCGATATTCCGGTCATCATGCTCTCCGCCCGCTCCGAAGAGGTGGACCGGGTGCGTGGGTTAGAGACCGGCGCGGATGACTATGTCGTCAAACCCTATTCGGTGATCGAACTGATGGCGCGGGTGCGCACGCAATTGCGGCGCGTGCGTCCGGCGGCGGCGGGACAGGTGTTGGAATTCGAAGACATCCGCCTCGACAGTGAAACCCACCGGGTGACACGTGGCGAAAGCTCGTTGAAACTTGGGCCAACCGAATTCCGGCTGTTGTCCACCTTTATGGAAAAGCCGGGCCGGGTTTGGTCACGCGAACAGCTATTGGATCGGGTTTGGGGCCGCGACATCTATGTCGACACCCGCACCGTCGATGTCCATATCGGCCGGTTGCGCAAAGCTCTGTGCCAATATGGCGGGATTGACCCGGTGCGCACTGTGCGCGGGGCAGGCTACGCGCTCGGCTAA
- the phoU gene encoding phosphate signaling complex protein PhoU: MHNDNKHIASAFDRDLEAIQALIMKMGGLVEANIKDAAQALEERDVELAEKVRKSDKAIDKLEEEVNEEAARLIALRSPTAGDLRTVLTVMKISTNLERCGDYAKNLAKRTGVLVNMSPITGAATSIRRMAREVEEMLKLALDAYIQRDVGMANEVRHRDLDVDQMYNALFREFLTYMMEDPRNITACMHLHFIAKNIERMGDHATSIAEQVIYLTTGELPEDARPKGDITSHKMMDVEDE, encoded by the coding sequence ATGCATAACGATAACAAACATATTGCCTCTGCGTTTGACCGTGATCTGGAGGCCATTCAGGCCCTGATCATGAAAATGGGCGGGTTGGTTGAAGCCAATATCAAAGACGCGGCTCAAGCGCTCGAAGAGCGTGATGTTGAGCTGGCTGAAAAGGTCCGCAAATCCGACAAAGCCATCGACAAGCTGGAAGAGGAAGTGAACGAGGAGGCCGCGCGCCTCATCGCTTTGCGCTCTCCGACGGCCGGTGATTTGCGCACGGTGTTGACGGTGATGAAAATCTCCACCAACTTGGAACGCTGCGGCGATTACGCCAAAAACCTCGCCAAACGCACCGGGGTTTTGGTCAATATGAGCCCGATCACAGGGGCCGCAACCTCGATCCGCCGCATGGCGCGCGAGGTTGAGGAAATGCTCAAACTGGCGCTCGATGCCTATATTCAGCGTGATGTCGGCATGGCCAACGAAGTCCGTCACCGCGACCTCGATGTCGATCAGATGTACAACGCGCTGTTCCGCGAATTCCTCACCTACATGATGGAAGATCCGCGCAACATCACCGCTTGCATGCACCTGCATTTCATCGCCAAAAACATCGAACGCATGGGCGATCACGCCACCTCGATCGCCGAACAGGTGATCTATCTCACCACCGGCGAATTGCCTGAGGATGCGCGTCCGAAAGGCGACATCACCTCGCATAAAATGATGGATGTGGAGGACGAATAA
- the pstB gene encoding phosphate ABC transporter ATP-binding protein PstB has product MNDMRIVKRDVDMNDTKISAKGVQVFYGDTHAIKDVDVEIKDKTVTAFIGPSGCGKSTFLRCLNRMNDTIDVCRVEGKILLDQEDIYDKRVDPVQLRAKVGMVFQKPNPFPKSIYDNVAYGPRIHGLAGSKADLDVIVEKSLRRAAIWDEVKDRLQAPGTGLSGGQQQRLCIARAVATEPEVLLMDEPCSALDPIATLQVEELIDELRENFSVVIVTHSMQQAARVSQKTAFFHLGNLVEYGDTQQIFTNPKDERTESYITGRIG; this is encoded by the coding sequence ATGAACGATATGCGAATTGTGAAAAGAGACGTGGACATGAACGACACCAAAATCTCAGCCAAAGGCGTACAGGTTTTTTACGGCGACACCCACGCGATCAAAGACGTGGACGTCGAGATCAAAGACAAAACCGTCACCGCCTTTATCGGTCCGTCGGGCTGTGGCAAGTCCACCTTCTTGCGCTGTTTGAACCGGATGAACGACACGATTGATGTCTGTCGCGTGGAGGGCAAGATTTTGCTCGACCAAGAGGACATTTACGACAAACGCGTCGATCCGGTGCAGCTGCGCGCGAAAGTGGGCATGGTGTTCCAAAAACCGAACCCGTTCCCGAAATCCATCTATGACAACGTCGCCTATGGCCCGCGCATTCACGGGCTGGCCGGATCAAAAGCAGATTTGGACGTGATCGTTGAAAAATCCCTGCGCCGTGCGGCGATTTGGGACGAGGTCAAAGATCGCCTTCAGGCCCCCGGAACAGGTCTGTCCGGTGGTCAGCAACAGCGTCTGTGCATCGCCCGGGCTGTGGCGACCGAACCCGAAGTGTTGTTGATGGACGAGCCCTGTTCTGCGCTGGACCCGATTGCCACGCTGCAAGTCGAAGAATTGATTGACGAGCTGCGCGAAAACTTCTCTGTGGTGATCGTGACCCACTCGATGCAACAGGCCGCGCGCGTCAGCCAAAAGACCGCGTTTTTCCACCTTGGCAACCTTGTTGAATACGGCGACACCCAACAAATTTTCACCAACCCCAAAGATGAGCGCACTGAAAGCTACATCACCGGCCGGATCGGCTAA
- the pstA gene encoding phosphate ABC transporter permease PstA, which translates to MSDMTANTQPTPKSTSSLYDETKRTKRRNQSEARFKAYGVAAISVGLFFLVALLVAIFSNGIPAFKQTFITIPVELTESALDKTGNRDVAEMSKVSTFGYKPVVTNALIAALKDAGIAIPFKKEKDVEKLLSSSVAAQVRDTVLADPSLVGTSVEFRLLASSRVDGYFKGRVTRDALVRDKNLDAEHLDISDAMVKAGLMATTFNADFIFGSDASESRPEQAGIGVSMMGSLFMMIVVLLLSLPIGVATSIYLEEFAPQNRFTDLIEVNISNLAAVPSIVFGILGLAVFIQFAQLPQSAPLVGGLVLTLMTLPTIIISTRASLKAVPPSIRDAALGVGASKMQSVFHHVLPLAMPGILTGTIIGLAQALGETAPLLLIGMVGFIASNMPDGIASGFLDPNSAMPAQIYEWAKRADPAYYERAWGGIIILLLFLMTMNIIAVILRRRFERRW; encoded by the coding sequence ATGTCCGATATGACCGCGAATACGCAACCGACCCCAAAGAGCACCTCCTCGCTCTATGACGAAACCAAACGCACCAAACGGCGCAACCAATCCGAAGCCCGGTTCAAAGCCTATGGCGTGGCCGCCATTTCGGTTGGCTTGTTCTTCCTCGTGGCGCTGCTTGTGGCGATTTTTTCCAACGGCATTCCGGCGTTCAAACAGACGTTCATCACCATTCCGGTGGAGTTGACTGAGTCCGCTTTGGACAAGACCGGCAACCGCGATGTTGCTGAGATGTCAAAAGTCTCGACCTTTGGCTACAAGCCGGTGGTGACCAATGCGTTGATCGCCGCGCTGAAAGACGCAGGGATCGCCATCCCGTTCAAAAAGGAAAAGGACGTTGAAAAACTCCTGTCCTCTTCGGTGGCCGCCCAAGTGCGCGATACGGTTTTGGCCGATCCCTCGCTTGTTGGCACCTCGGTCGAGTTCCGCCTTTTGGCCTCCTCGCGGGTTGATGGCTATTTCAAAGGCCGTGTGACCCGTGATGCATTGGTGCGCGATAAAAACCTCGATGCCGAACATCTCGACATCTCTGATGCGATGGTCAAAGCCGGGTTGATGGCGACCACGTTCAACGCGGATTTCATCTTTGGCTCCGATGCCTCTGAAAGCCGCCCGGAACAGGCCGGGATCGGTGTCTCGATGATGGGCTCTTTGTTCATGATGATCGTGGTGCTTTTGCTGTCGCTGCCCATCGGTGTGGCCACCTCGATCTACCTCGAAGAGTTCGCGCCGCAAAACCGCTTTACCGATCTCATCGAGGTCAACATTTCGAACCTCGCCGCGGTGCCTTCGATCGTGTTCGGTATCCTTGGTCTGGCCGTGTTCATTCAGTTCGCGCAATTGCCGCAATCCGCGCCGCTTGTGGGGGGGTTGGTGTTGACGCTGATGACCTTGCCGACGATCATAATTTCGACCCGCGCCTCATTGAAAGCCGTGCCGCCGTCGATCCGGGACGCCGCTTTGGGGGTCGGGGCGTCGAAAATGCAATCGGTGTTCCACCATGTGTTGCCCTTGGCGATGCCGGGGATTTTGACCGGGACCATCATCGGTCTGGCACAGGCTTTGGGTGAAACCGCACCTTTGTTGCTGATCGGGATGGTGGGCTTTATCGCCTCCAACATGCCCGACGGGATCGCCTCCGGCTTTCTTGATCCGAACTCCGCCATGCCGGCCCAGATTTACGAATGGGCCAAACGTGCCGATCCTGCCTATTATGAACGGGCATGGGGCGGCATCATCATCCTTCTTTTGTTCCTGATGACGATGAACATCATCGCCGTCATTTTGCGCCGCCGCTTTGAGCGTCGCTGGTAA
- the pstC gene encoding phosphate ABC transporter permease subunit PstC, which yields MPILWLFVLVLALGLIGFVLGRMRALKDAHGDIRQLHSLPNYYGANVLFATLIPGFAVMVIWLIAQPMVVQSQVSSLIPERAYTDAGSLNLVMSDVRRVAEGLDVAVAEGAMTREQARDIRTEFTDVRARLGAVGVALGSNVEPYVLQAAQKYRSLSNGGRWLMTALALGAAVMGFVLSYLRTNKDQRSRNSVEKVVLALLIGAASIAILTTLGIVLSLLSNTIEFFKLYPAKDFFFGLTWSPSFGGGSELGILPLFWGTFYISFIALAVAVPIGLFAAVYLSEYAGPKVRAIAKPLLEVLAGIPTIVYGLFALLTVGPLLVDLFGDGGALGVEWMKGGTAVMTAGLVMGVMLIPFVSSLSDDIINSVPQAMRDGSLGLGATKSETVKQVILPAALPGIVGAILLAASRAIGETMIVVLGAGAAARLSGNPFEAMTTVTAKIVSQLTGDADFASPEALVAFALGMTLFVITLGLNIFALYIVRKYREQYD from the coding sequence ATGCCCATTCTGTGGCTTTTCGTTCTGGTTCTGGCCCTTGGCCTTATCGGATTTGTACTTGGGCGCATGCGTGCGCTCAAAGATGCACATGGCGATATTCGTCAGTTGCATTCTTTGCCCAATTATTATGGTGCCAACGTTTTGTTCGCGACATTGATCCCGGGGTTCGCCGTTATGGTGATCTGGTTGATCGCGCAGCCGATGGTGGTTCAAAGCCAAGTGTCCTCGCTGATCCCTGAGCGCGCTTACACGGACGCAGGGTCTTTGAACCTTGTGATGTCGGATGTGCGCCGCGTGGCTGAGGGGCTTGATGTGGCGGTCGCCGAAGGGGCGATGACCCGTGAGCAAGCCCGCGACATTCGCACCGAGTTCACCGATGTGCGCGCCCGTCTTGGCGCGGTCGGTGTGGCGCTTGGGTCGAATGTGGAACCCTATGTTTTGCAAGCCGCACAGAAATATCGCAGCCTCTCGAATGGCGGCCGCTGGTTGATGACCGCGCTGGCCTTGGGCGCGGCTGTGATGGGCTTTGTGCTGTCCTATCTGCGCACCAACAAAGACCAGCGCTCGCGCAATTCGGTCGAAAAGGTGGTTCTTGCGCTGTTGATCGGTGCGGCCTCTATCGCCATTCTCACCACGCTCGGCATCGTGCTGTCGCTGCTCTCCAACACCATCGAGTTTTTCAAACTCTACCCGGCCAAGGATTTCTTTTTCGGGCTCACATGGTCGCCCTCCTTTGGCGGCGGCTCCGAACTTGGCATCCTGCCGCTGTTTTGGGGCACGTTCTACATCTCCTTCATCGCATTGGCAGTGGCCGTTCCGATCGGGTTGTTTGCGGCTGTGTACCTGTCTGAATACGCGGGTCCGAAAGTGCGCGCGATTGCCAAACCGTTGCTGGAAGTGCTCGCGGGCATCCCGACCATCGTTTACGGTCTCTTCGCGTTGCTGACCGTTGGGCCGCTTTTGGTCGATCTGTTTGGTGATGGCGGCGCACTTGGCGTTGAGTGGATGAAAGGCGGCACCGCCGTGATGACCGCGGGTCTGGTGATGGGGGTGATGTTGATCCCCTTCGTCTCCTCGCTTTCGGACGACATCATCAACTCCGTGCCTCAGGCGATGCGCGATGGCTCTTTGGGCCTTGGTGCGACCAAATCCGAAACGGTGAAACAGGTGATTTTGCCTGCCGCATTGCCGGGCATCGTCGGCGCGATCCTTTTGGCCGCCTCGCGCGCCATTGGGGAAACCATGATCGTGGTGCTTGGGGCAGGGGCTGCCGCGCGCCTGTCTGGCAACCCGTTCGAAGCGATGACCACAGTGACCGCCAAAATCGTGTCACAGCTTACAGGCGACGCCGATTTTGCCTCGCCCGAAGCGCTTGTCGCCTTTGCCCTGGGGATGACGCTCTTTGTGATCACCCTCGGGCTTAACATCTTCGCGCTCTACATCGTGCGCAAATACCGGGAGCAGTATGACTAA